The Manduca sexta isolate Smith_Timp_Sample1 chromosome 17, JHU_Msex_v1.0, whole genome shotgun sequence genome includes a window with the following:
- the LOC115445167 gene encoding glyoxalase domain-containing protein 4 has product MVTGRALHFVFKVADRTLTAKFYREILGMKVLRHEEFSEGCEAACNGPYANRWSKTMIGYGPEDTHFVVELTYNYGITEYEQGNDFLGLTIQSSESLKRAAANNWPVKEHNGLKYVEAPGGYKFYIVDKPQPANRDPVLKVSLASSNLARSIAYWNGLLTLKVYEQKQKSVLLGFADDQAKLELIDIGEPVNHAKAYGRIAFSCPFDEQPIIDNKIQEAKGTILTPLISLDTPGKATVRVIILADPDGHEICFVDDESFRQLSQVDPASDAELDKFIKSDKSRA; this is encoded by the exons atggTTACTGGACGCGCCCTGCATTTTGTCTTCAAAGTTGCCGATAGAACCCTCACGGCCAAATTCTACAGAGAAATATTGGGTATGAAG GTTCTCCGTCATGAGGAATTCAGTGAAGGCTGTGAGGCAGCTTGTAATGG acCCTATGCAAACAGATGGAGCAAGACCATGATTGGCTATGGGCCCGAGGACACACATTTTGTTGTTGAACTTACATACAACTATGGAATAACAGAATATGAACAAGGCAATGATTTCCTTGGTCTCACAATCCAGTCAAGTGAGAGTTTGAAGAGGGCTGCAGCTAACAACTGGCCCGTAAAGGAGCACAATGGTTTGAAATATGTTGAAGCGCCTGGTGGCTACAAATTCTACATAGTAGATAAACCACAACCAGCTAACAGAG ACCCAGTATTAAAAGTGTCTCTAGCAAGCTCAAACTTGGCGAGATCTATTGCCTACTGGAACGGTCTATTGACACTGAAGGTGTACGAACAAAAACAGAAATCAGTGCTGCTTGGTTTCGCCGATGATCAAGCGAAACTTGAATTAATTGATATTG GCGAGCCAGTGAACCACGCCAAGGCATATGGCCGCATTGCATTCTCATGCCCCTTCGACGAGCAGCCGATAATAGACAACAAGATCCAAGAAGCGAAGGGGACTATCCTGACGCCTCTCATTTCCCTGGACACGCCAGGCAAGGCGACGGTGCGCGTCATTATCCTGGCAGACCCTGACGGTCACGAGATCTGCTTCGTGGACGATGAGAGTTTCAGGCAACTGTCTCAAGTCGACCCGGCGAGTGATGCCGAGTTGGACAAGTTCATCAAATCGGACAAGTCGAGGGCTTAA